The Rhodococcus sp. X156 genome window below encodes:
- a CDS encoding FHA domain-containing protein: protein MQGLILQLTRGGFLILLWLFVFAALRVLRTDLYAASGLRVALPSQTSTRPRQSRRNPKVARQLVVTHGALAGTRITLGTQPVLLGRADDSTLVLTDDYASTRHAKLSPRGTDWYVEDLGSTNGTYLDRDKVTSPVRVPLGTSVRIGKTVIELRP from the coding sequence GTGCAGGGACTGATCCTCCAGCTCACCCGCGGCGGCTTCCTGATCCTGCTGTGGCTGTTCGTGTTCGCGGCACTGCGGGTGCTGCGCACCGACCTCTACGCCGCGTCCGGGCTGCGGGTGGCGCTGCCCAGCCAGACCAGCACACGCCCGCGGCAGTCCCGGCGCAACCCGAAGGTCGCCCGCCAGCTGGTGGTCACCCACGGCGCGCTGGCCGGCACCCGAATCACCCTGGGCACCCAGCCGGTGCTGCTGGGCCGGGCCGACGACTCCACGCTGGTGCTCACCGACGACTACGCCTCCACCCGTCACGCCAAGCTCTCCCCGCGCGGGACGGACTGGTACGTCGAGGACCTCGGCTCCACCAACGGCACTTACCTCGACCGGGACAAGGTGACCTCACCGGTACGGGTGCCGCTGGGCACGTCGGTGCGCATCGGCAAGACCGTGATCGAGCTGCGCCCATGA
- a CDS encoding PP2C family serine/threonine-protein phosphatase, producing MTLVLRYAARSDRGLVRSNNQDSVYAGPRLLAVADGMGGHAAGEVASKIVIAALAPLDDEDPRQDLLLQLENATHAGNDAITDLVANEPELDGMGTTLTAMLFSGKRLGMVHVGDSRAYLLRDDVLTQITHDDSFVQSLVDEGRLTADEAANHPQRSLLLQALTGSDVEPSLTIREARAHDRYLLCSDGLTGPVSDETLKDTLQIPDPEDCADRLIDLALRSGGPDNITVIVADVVDVEYGEDRPIVAGAVSGIDEVQDTPNTAAGRAAAVNPARVGPQQVGPPPEPAGKPRKRLWRRLVALLVLLVLLVIATLVGRALIQSNYYVGVRDDKVAVFRGVSGSILGVNLQGVAEQACLDTSGELRLSDPAAGDGCTALRLTDLRPSARSQVSAGLPDGTLDQARQQINQLVRTELLPLCGEEAAASPVPAAPSGQPSPTPQSTTPAPTTPSPSPLDPGATAGNEPRGTDLPVPSPVAGQDCRGAG from the coding sequence ATGACCCTGGTTCTGCGATACGCGGCTCGCAGCGACAGGGGGTTGGTCCGGTCGAACAACCAGGACTCCGTCTACGCCGGTCCCCGGCTGCTGGCGGTGGCCGACGGGATGGGCGGGCACGCCGCCGGTGAGGTGGCGTCCAAGATCGTCATCGCCGCGCTGGCCCCGCTGGACGACGAGGACCCCCGCCAGGACCTGCTGCTGCAGCTGGAGAACGCCACCCACGCCGGCAACGACGCCATCACCGACCTGGTGGCCAACGAGCCCGAGCTGGACGGCATGGGCACCACCCTCACCGCGATGCTGTTCTCCGGCAAGCGGCTGGGCATGGTGCACGTCGGCGACTCCCGCGCCTACCTGCTCCGCGATGACGTGCTCACCCAGATCACCCACGACGACAGCTTCGTGCAGTCACTGGTGGACGAGGGCCGGCTCACCGCCGACGAGGCGGCCAACCACCCGCAGCGCTCCCTGCTGCTGCAGGCGCTCACCGGCAGCGACGTCGAGCCCAGCCTCACCATCCGCGAGGCGCGCGCCCACGACCGCTACCTGCTCTGCTCCGACGGCCTCACCGGCCCGGTCAGCGACGAGACGCTCAAGGACACGCTCCAGATTCCCGATCCCGAGGACTGCGCCGACCGGCTGATCGACCTGGCCCTGCGCAGCGGCGGCCCGGACAACATCACCGTGATCGTCGCCGACGTGGTGGACGTCGAGTACGGCGAGGACCGCCCGATCGTGGCCGGGGCGGTCTCCGGGATCGACGAGGTCCAGGACACCCCCAACACCGCCGCCGGCCGTGCGGCCGCGGTCAACCCGGCACGGGTGGGGCCCCAGCAGGTCGGGCCGCCCCCGGAGCCGGCCGGCAAGCCCCGCAAGCGGCTGTGGCGCCGGCTGGTCGCCCTGCTGGTGCTGCTGGTGCTGCTGGTGATCGCCACCCTGGTGGGGCGCGCCCTCATCCAGTCCAACTACTACGTGGGCGTGCGCGACGACAAGGTCGCGGTGTTCCGCGGCGTCAGCGGCAGCATCCTCGGGGTCAACCTGCAGGGTGTCGCCGAGCAGGCCTGCCTGGACACCAGCGGTGAGCTGCGCCTGTCCGATCCTGCCGCCGGCGACGGCTGCACCGCGCTGCGCCTGACCGACCTGCGGCCCTCGGCCCGCTCCCAGGTGAGCGCGGGGCTGCCCGACGGCACCCTGGACCAGGCCCGCCAGCAGATCAACCAGCTGGTGCGCACCGAGCTGCTGCCGCTGTGCGGCGAGGAGGCCGCAGCATCGCCGGTGCCCGCGGCCCCGTCCGGGCAGCCGTCCCCCACTCCGCAATCCACTACGCCGGCCCCCACCACCCCGAGCCCGAGCCCGCTGGACCCCGGGGCGACCGCAGGCAACGAGCCGCGGGGCACCGACCTGCCCGTGCCCAGCCCCGTCGCGGGCCAGGACTGCCGGGGCGCGGGCTGA